In one Chelmon rostratus isolate fCheRos1 chromosome 7, fCheRos1.pri, whole genome shotgun sequence genomic region, the following are encoded:
- the LOC121608686 gene encoding inner ear-specific collagen: protein MAMPEPLSEDGWEPPLSTPPPPPYPPIDSPGRFFYPVGDNATGPPAWDLEVYCQMLLQDSVNIPPDQIPWFCLCTHCQSSQGPKGDQGDRGLPGSPGSPGRRGMMGFRGPPGFVGRQGVKGQKGDEGEKGDRGPQGFMGPKGERGFKGDKGERGLEGRPGDQGLKGDDGVCPDACESNQAPPGPPGLPGPAGPRGLPGIPGLPGHKGIKGDMGDFGRPGAPGSVGEKGEPGPQGECNCTDGVDGGPGQKGEKGDRGEQGQAGLVGQSGPKGDMGDMGMMGPPGPCMPSIQSAFAAGLTSSYPQPNAPVVFSHVFYNVQGGYDPSTGLYTAPINGTYVFSYHLTVYERVLKVGLFHNFIPVVKTTDTKVLGTTSHSVILHLAVWDRVWLQVKDLASNGMYAGPEFSSTFSGFLLHPDTCDMALLRAPIPPMTTPEVGYSWDNMPESSTAKAPTSPAGGGSS, encoded by the exons ATGGCAATGCCTGAGCCCCTGTCGGAGGATGGCTGGGAGCCACCCCTCagcactcctcctccacctccctaCCCCCCCATTGACAGCCCCGGACGCTTTTTTTACCCTGTCGGAGACAATGCGACGGGGCCCCCAGCCTGGGACCTGGAAGTCTACTgccagatgctgctgcaggactcaGTCAACATCCCCCCAGACCAAATCCCCTGGTTctgtctgtgcacacactgcCAGAGCAGCCAGGGACCCAAAGGAGACCAAGGAGACCGGGGGCTGCCAG GAAGTCCAGGTAGCCCTGGAAGAAGAGGGATGATGGGGTTCAGAGGTCCTCCAGGTTTTGTGGGCCGACAAGGAGTCAAAG GACAGAAAGGAGATGAGGGTGAGAAGGGAGACAGAGGACCCCAGGGTTTTATGGGACccaaaggagagagaggcttCAAAG GTGACAAAGGTGAGCGAGGTTTGGAGGGCCGTCCAGGCGACCAGGGTCTTAAGGGAGATGACGGAGTTTGCCCAGATGCCTGCGAGTCCAACCAGGCTCCCCCAGGACCACCCGGTCTACCTGGCCCTGCAGGACCCAGAGGTCTGCCTGGTATCCCAGGACTGCCAGGGCACAAAGGCATTAAGGGTGACATGGGTGATTTCGGTCGACCTGGTGCCCCTGGTTCTGTGGGTGAGAAAGGAGAACCAGGGCCCCAGGGGGAGTGTAACTGTACAGATGGGGTTGATGGGGGTCCAGGGCAGAAGGGGGAGAAGGGAGACAGGGGGGAGCAGGGACAGGCGGGGCTTGTGGGCCAGAGTGGACCAAAGGGGGATATGGGAGACATGGGGATGATGGGTCCTCCTGGTCCCTGCATGCCCAGCATCCAGTCAGCCTTTGCTGCAGGGCTGACGTCCAGTTACCCTCAACCTAATGCGCCCGTGGTTTTCTCCCACGTCTTCTACAACGTCCAGGGGGGTTATGACCCCAGCACCGGCCTCTACACTGCCCCCATCAATGGCACCTACGTCTTCAGCTACCACCTCACCGTCTATGAACGAGTTTTAAAGGTTGGCCTCTTTCATAATTTTATACCGGTTGTCAAAACCACAGACACCAAAGTTTTAGGGACCACCTCACATTCAGTTATCCTTCACCTGGCCGTCTGGGACAGGGTGTGGCTTCAGGTGAAGGATCTGGCCAGTAATGGCATGTATGCCGGTCCTGAGTTCAGCAGTACCTTCTCTGGCTTCTTGCTCCACCCAGATACATGTGATATGGCCTTACTTAGAGCACCTATTCCCCCAATGACCACACCTGAGGTTGGATACAGCTGGGACAACATGCCTGAATCCAGCACTGCCAAAGCCCCTACTTCACCTGCTGGTGGAGGATCCAGTTAG